A genome region from Arachis duranensis cultivar V14167 chromosome 6, aradu.V14167.gnm2.J7QH, whole genome shotgun sequence includes the following:
- the LOC107494631 gene encoding extensin-like produces MGKKVIAKRAPREKIHKLPGYPRPSTRSQDTTFTPSPSPPTSPPRTSPMARTKTTPRYPAPAKPKPPPKATTSKPGSSKPGSAKPSSSKGKRPAPEEPVPEPTQPKSRSVPVRSQRGNSHLPLKSVREPDIDPFAYKSHFMTSHSDYNPIVSNLP; encoded by the coding sequence ATGGGGAAGAAAGTTATTGCCAAAAGAGCACCACGTGAGAAAATTCATAAACTTCCAGGATATCCTAGACCATCAACTCGTTCTCAAGACACCACTTTTACTCCATCACCTTCTCCTCCTACCTCTCCTCCTCGCACTTCTCCCATGGCACGGACCAAGACTACACCGAGGTACCCTGCTCCTGCCAAGCCGAAACCACCACCAAAGGCCACAACTTCCAAGCCAGGCTCCTCAAAACCTGGTTCTGCGAAGCCTAGCTCCTCTAAGGGCAAACGTCCGGCGCCTGAGGAACCTGTTCCCGAACCAACACAACCCAAATCCAGGTCGGTTCCTGTGCGCTCTCAACGAGGTAACTCTCATCTCCCTCTCAAATCTGTTAGAGAACCCGATATTGACCCTTTTGCTTACAAATCACACTTCATGACATCTCACTCAGACTATAACCCCATCGTTTCAAATCTGCCATGA